The following are from one region of the Nicotiana tomentosiformis chromosome 7, ASM39032v3, whole genome shotgun sequence genome:
- the LOC138896185 gene encoding uncharacterized protein, whose product MVKQALAAWRDSYSESESEDDQGDTSVMAIENESSEYDSIFALMAKSDNDEDKEEDEVNFFNIQRNLKIYSQKKLMSLANVLIDAYHSLINEKKSLTEEISDVKQERDDMVVTILNLKEQVEEVTRENILLKNQMEKWMNNPKGKEAASEAQLDLDNELKKVKTSLATELEKNRELQEDLKKAGVRGNNHRWYMDNGCSKYMTRRMDDFLSLTAFQGGSVSFKNGKKGYILGVEKIDKILFHTIKNVYYVNGLKYSVFSVSQIYEKGNEAKRLGHANFTLLNKLIKKDLVHGLPKSKFKDHKVCDTCAKGKQVRGEKKYIFVIVDDYSRFTWTLFLRTKDEIFPVFVAFVRQIQVNLGNHVVSIRSNHGTEFDNAKFDKFYAENGISHIFSAPRTPQQNGVVEMKNKTLEYMARTMLIDSDVPKYFWAEVVNTAYYLINRCMIRSLLEKTPYELINGRKPKLTYLRAFGYKFFVLNHGKKVLGKMYAKESHESSGKGLHKKKDKDGDFSKVPGEAIDISNEKIDLMSQVKKTDEEDAAESPAEIEEPSPSITSTEAEHRVTDGV is encoded by the exons ATGGTAAAGCAAGCACTGGCTGCTTGGAGAGATTCCTATAGTGAATCTGAAAGTGAAGATGACCAAGGAGATACATCCGTGATGGCTATTGAAAATGAATCCTCAGAATATGATTCTATCTTTGCACTCATGGCAAAATCTGATAATGATGAAGACAAGGAGGAAGATGAGGTAAATTTTTTTAAtattcaaagaaatttgaaaatttactCTCAAAAGAAATTGATGTCATTAGCAAATGTATTGATTGATGCCTATCATAGCCTTATTAATGAGAAAAAATCCTTAACTGAAGAAATTAGTGATGTAAAACAAGAGAGGGATGATATGGTGGTCACAATTTTAAATTTGAAGGAACAAGTAGAAGAAGTAACTAGAGAAAATATCTTGTTGAAAAATCAAATGGAAAAATGGATGAAcaatcctaagggaaaagaaGCGGCTAGTGAGGCTCAACTTGATCTTGACAATGAGCTTAAGAAAGTTAAAACAAGTCTTGCTACTGAGCTTGAAAAGAATAGAGAACTTCAGGAAGATCTAAAAAAG GCTGGAGTGAGAGGAAACAATCATAGATGGTACATGGATAATGGCTGCTCGAAATATATGACTAGAAGAATGGATGATTTCCTCTCACTTACGGCCTTCCAAGGTGGGAGTGTGTCCTTTAAAAATGGCAAGAAGGGTTATATTCTTGGTGTTGAGAAAATTGACAAAATACTCTTCCATACAATTAAAAATGTGTACTATGTGAATGGTTTAAAATATAGCGTGTTCAGTGTGTCCCAAATCTATGAAAAGGGAAATGAAGCAAA ACGACTGGGGCATGCAAACTTTACCTTGCTGAATAAGTTGatcaagaaggacctggttcatGGGCTGCCCAAGTCAAAGTTCAAggatcacaaggtgtgtgatACCTGTGCAAAAGGGAAGCAGGTCAG AGGAGAAAAGAAGTACATCTTTGTGATTGTGGATGACTATTCAAGATTCACGTGGACATTATTTCTAAGGACCAAGGATGAGATATTTCCAGTATTTGTTGCATTTGTGAGGCAGATTCAAGTAAATCTGGGAAATCATGTTGTGAGTATTAGATCtaatcatggtactgaatttgacaATGCCAAGTTTGATAAATTTTATGCTGAAAACGGTATAAGTCACATTTTTTCTGCTCCTAGAAcgcctcagcaaaatggtgttgtggagatGAAAAATAAGACTCTTGAATATATGGCTAGAACAATGTTGATCGATAGTGATGTACCTAAGTATTTTTGGGCTGAAGTAGTAAACACTGCCTATTACTTGAttaacaggtgcatgatcaggtccctgcttgagaagactccctatgaacTGATTAATGGAAGAAAACCCAAGCTAACTTACCTAAGAGCTTTTGGATACAAATTCTTTGTTCTCAACCATGGTaagaaagttttgggaaaaatgtaTGCAAAAG AATCCCACGAATCAAGTGGGAAAGGGTTGCATAAAAAGAAAGATAAAGATGGAGATTTTTCAAAAGTTCCTGGAGAAGCCATAGATATTTCCAATGAAAAGATTGATTTGATGAGTCAAGTCAAGAAAACCGATGAAGAAGATGCAGCAGAATCTCCAGCAGAGATAGAGGAACCTAGTCCCTCTATCACCTCAACTGAAGCTGAGCATAGGGTTACTGATGGTGTATGA